A single window of Pontiella agarivorans DNA harbors:
- a CDS encoding DEAD/DEAH box helicase family protein has translation MVKRRRARADGMDFTELKFRHSWRPYQKRVLDAMNHHLSDQRLHVVAAPGAGKTVLGLETFRRLGKRTFILAPTRIIRDQWLLRLKDFCETDDPLSLDWVSNRLDAPGVLTSITYQALHAKSRTEEAGSEEPAEEPSERVDAAFVIETFKQHQVKVIILDEAHHLRAEWWKVLDQVCREIPDLVLVALTATPPYDSQGKEWRRYEELCGPIDEEISVPELIKAKTLCPHQDYIWAVEVSPTERQRIKAYDTQVRKLLQHLIEDDAFCSATFAHPWLDDTPDLKEIYADPKAALALLVFLKHKTGEGSAALCDVLDLSVKEIPGLTRGWWQTLLEHLLFDKSVKWNEEAVAYFSELKKRLRSLELLRKNELSILRSRRLSRSLALSGHKVDGCRSIHKLELKQRGDALRQVILTDYIRDEALNAADALGTTTLGAWPVFRELCSVSPVADSIALLTGRLSILHESLAAPLRQSEAGEKLSCEPFVPLPGYVKVGGPLNLLTNAFTALLISGDIKTLVGTGALLGEGWDAPVVNSLILASSVGTYMLTNQMRGRAIRLDHAHPDKVSSIWHLVALDLKSQSGYSDLNDLSRRFDTFVGLSESDLTIESGFKRMNATGFDTLQYGMQNVACFANNRQMLRRYLRINEVAGRWKAALAVDARARVIPSVETDPLPQLRQFHLRHTLGHLIYRLLTVLSSFFCWSAVLARHRLSVFFACLGIASVWMLCTRLKETFMALRIGLRYLPVDGALRQIGKALCRSLCEAGLIETGFRRLHVRSVQAADHTYYLCLSGGTYYESSLFADSLAELLGPIDNPRYLVMREGTFLGFRRADYHAVPARLAVKKELAEIFYRNWARYVGPSDLIYTRSKEGRTELLHAKTHTFTHAFREETRRLDRWQA, from the coding sequence ATGGTTAAACGCAGACGCGCCCGGGCTGATGGAATGGACTTCACTGAGCTGAAGTTCCGCCATAGTTGGCGCCCCTATCAAAAGCGCGTGCTGGATGCGATGAATCATCATTTGAGCGATCAACGGCTGCATGTTGTGGCCGCCCCCGGCGCGGGCAAAACCGTATTGGGGCTCGAGACGTTCCGCCGTCTCGGGAAGCGTACCTTCATTCTGGCACCCACGCGCATTATTCGGGACCAATGGTTATTGCGATTGAAGGACTTCTGCGAAACGGATGATCCTTTGAGCCTCGACTGGGTCAGCAACCGGTTGGACGCCCCGGGCGTATTGACCTCCATTACCTATCAGGCGCTGCACGCCAAATCGCGCACGGAGGAAGCCGGTTCGGAAGAGCCTGCCGAAGAACCTTCCGAGCGAGTGGATGCCGCCTTTGTGATCGAAACCTTTAAACAGCATCAGGTGAAGGTCATCATTCTGGACGAAGCTCATCATCTACGCGCCGAATGGTGGAAGGTGCTCGACCAGGTATGCCGCGAAATTCCCGATCTGGTGTTGGTGGCGCTCACTGCAACACCGCCCTACGACTCGCAGGGTAAGGAGTGGCGACGCTATGAAGAGCTTTGCGGCCCGATTGATGAGGAGATTTCCGTTCCGGAACTGATCAAGGCAAAAACGCTCTGCCCGCATCAGGATTATATCTGGGCCGTGGAGGTGAGCCCCACGGAACGGCAGCGGATTAAGGCTTACGATACCCAGGTTAGAAAATTACTGCAGCATTTGATCGAGGATGACGCCTTCTGCTCCGCCACGTTCGCTCATCCGTGGCTGGATGACACCCCTGATCTAAAGGAGATCTATGCCGATCCCAAAGCAGCGCTGGCCCTGCTGGTTTTCCTGAAGCACAAAACCGGTGAGGGCTCGGCGGCACTTTGCGATGTTCTGGATCTCTCCGTCAAAGAAATCCCCGGCCTGACACGCGGTTGGTGGCAGACGTTGCTTGAGCACCTGCTGTTTGATAAATCGGTAAAATGGAACGAGGAGGCCGTCGCCTATTTTTCCGAACTGAAAAAGCGGCTGCGGTCGCTGGAGCTATTGCGAAAAAACGAGCTCTCGATTCTCCGGTCGCGGCGGCTCTCCCGCTCTCTGGCCTTGAGCGGGCATAAGGTGGATGGATGCCGGTCGATTCATAAGCTCGAGCTGAAACAACGGGGGGATGCCCTGCGTCAGGTCATTTTAACCGACTACATTCGCGACGAAGCACTGAATGCCGCGGACGCTTTGGGCACCACCACCCTCGGTGCCTGGCCTGTATTCCGCGAGCTCTGTTCCGTATCTCCGGTGGCCGACTCCATCGCGCTGCTGACTGGACGGCTGAGTATCCTGCACGAAAGCCTGGCTGCTCCGCTCCGGCAGTCCGAAGCAGGCGAAAAGCTATCCTGCGAACCGTTCGTGCCCCTGCCGGGATACGTCAAAGTCGGTGGCCCGCTGAATCTGTTAACCAATGCATTCACCGCGCTGCTGATCAGCGGCGACATCAAGACGTTGGTCGGCACCGGCGCACTGCTCGGGGAAGGCTGGGATGCCCCTGTCGTGAACTCGCTCATCCTGGCCAGCTCGGTGGGCACCTACATGCTCACCAACCAGATGCGGGGCCGCGCCATCCGGCTCGACCATGCCCATCCCGATAAGGTGAGCAGTATCTGGCATCTGGTGGCGCTCGATCTGAAAAGCCAAAGCGGCTATTCCGATCTCAACGATCTAAGCCGGCGGTTTGATACCTTTGTGGGCCTTTCAGAATCGGACTTAACAATTGAGAGCGGCTTCAAACGCATGAACGCCACCGGGTTCGACACCCTTCAGTACGGCATGCAGAACGTGGCTTGTTTTGCCAATAACCGGCAGATGCTCCGGCGCTATCTCCGGATCAACGAGGTGGCCGGCCGGTGGAAGGCGGCACTCGCCGTGGATGCGCGCGCCCGGGTGATTCCTTCCGTCGAAACCGATCCGCTTCCGCAGCTCCGGCAATTCCATCTACGCCATACCCTCGGGCACCTGATCTATCGTTTGCTAACCGTCCTCTCCTCTTTCTTTTGCTGGAGCGCCGTATTGGCTCGTCACCGGTTATCGGTATTTTTCGCCTGCCTGGGCATTGCTTCGGTCTGGATGCTGTGCACTCGTCTCAAAGAAACCTTTATGGCTCTTCGCATTGGGCTGCGCTATCTGCCGGTCGATGGCGCGCTGCGTCAAATCGGGAAGGCCCTCTGCCGGTCCCTGTGCGAAGCAGGGCTGATCGAAACCGGCTTCCGGCGGTTGCACGTCCGCTCCGTCCAGGCAGCTGACCACACCTACTATCTCTGCTTAAGCGGCGGCACCTACTACGAGTCATCCCTCTTTGCCGACAGCCTGGCCGAATTGCTCGGACCCATTGACAACCCGCGCTACCTCGTCATGCGGGAAGGCACCTTCCTCGGCTTCCGGCGCGCGGATTACCATGCCGTACCCGCCCGCCTTGCGGTAAAAAAAGAGCTGGCGGAAATTTTTTATCGGAACTGGGCCCGTTATGTCGGCCCCTCCGACCTGATCTACACCCGCAGCAAAGAAGGCCGAACCGAATTGCTCCATGCAAAAACCCATACCTTCACCCACGCCTTCCGGGAGGAAACCCGCCGTCTCGACCGGTGGCAGGCCTGA
- a CDS encoding Nif11-like leader peptide family natural product precursor has protein sequence MAKKEAERLLIDGGESRKMRLKYDTLEPKSAFVAEANTDGYDFTEAEFDEVLRESGDDFESFGNPRKRAIWWY, from the coding sequence ATGGCAAAAAAAGAAGCAGAACGTCTGCTCATCGATGGCGGTGAAAGTCGCAAAATGCGGTTGAAATACGATACGCTGGAACCGAAATCCGCTTTTGTGGCGGAAGCGAACACAGACGGATATGATTTTACGGAAGCTGAGTTCGATGAAGTGCTGCGCGAATCCGGCGATGATTTTGAATCATTCGGGAATCCGCGCAAGCGTGCCATTTGGTGGTATTAG
- a CDS encoding leucyl/phenylalanyl-tRNA--protein transferase, whose translation MQKLYKRLDKHPRLKKFYEQAVEAQVFYQSKIFRPPPKGKFPPIWMSYREPFCGLLAYGGEMTADSLLYAYSKGIYPLYDKHPIEWYSCDPRMVLYLEKMKLKKGLRPLIKSGKYTVTFDTAFERVVHECGKGGDRDEWTWIIPERVAVALELHEKGQNHSVEVWNEAGDLVGGLFGMDMGKMFLSESAFHHEPNASKVAVAVLNCHLQLWGFVMNDIQWFWEHYRRLGYENISRKEYLTQLKTVVTEPKKLGKWTVDERLDVGNWVPSEPGSQVRA comes from the coding sequence ATGCAGAAACTCTATAAGCGGCTGGATAAACATCCACGGCTGAAGAAGTTCTATGAACAGGCCGTCGAGGCCCAGGTTTTTTATCAGAGCAAAATTTTCCGTCCGCCGCCAAAAGGAAAGTTTCCGCCGATTTGGATGTCGTATCGCGAGCCGTTCTGCGGCCTGCTGGCGTATGGCGGAGAGATGACGGCGGACAGCCTGCTGTATGCCTATTCCAAAGGCATTTATCCGCTATACGATAAGCACCCCATTGAGTGGTATTCGTGTGATCCGCGCATGGTGCTTTATCTTGAAAAGATGAAGCTGAAAAAGGGGCTGCGTCCGCTGATCAAATCGGGAAAATATACGGTTACGTTTGATACGGCGTTTGAACGGGTCGTGCATGAATGCGGCAAAGGCGGAGACCGCGACGAGTGGACCTGGATTATTCCTGAACGGGTGGCGGTGGCGCTTGAGCTGCATGAAAAGGGGCAGAATCATTCCGTCGAAGTATGGAACGAAGCCGGTGATCTTGTCGGCGGCCTGTTCGGGATGGATATGGGAAAGATGTTTCTTTCCGAGTCGGCTTTTCATCATGAACCGAATGCCAGCAAGGTGGCGGTGGCCGTTCTGAACTGTCATCTCCAGCTCTGGGGTTTTGTGATGAACGATATTCAATGGTTCTGGGAGCATTACCGCCGGCTCGGTTATGAAAATATTTCGCGCAAGGAATATCTGACTCAGTTGAAAACGGTAGTGACGGAGCCGAAGAAACTGGGAAAGTGGACGGTGGATGAACGCCTCGATGTCGGGAACTGGGTGCCGTCTGAGCCGGGCAGTCAGGTCCGGGCATAA
- a CDS encoding peroxiredoxin translates to MNSLEGKKAPAFTLEGSDGNKHSLEDYLGKRVVIYFYPRDNTPGCTKESCGFRDLNQEIGDLNTVVLGVSKDSLASHDKFIEKFDLPFTLLSDPESEMMEKYGAWGEKVLYGKKSIGCIRSTVIVDEKGKIVKHWKKVTKAEAHPAKVLEFLQSL, encoded by the coding sequence ATGAATTCACTCGAAGGTAAAAAAGCGCCGGCCTTCACACTGGAAGGCAGCGACGGAAACAAACATTCACTTGAAGATTATCTCGGAAAACGCGTGGTCATCTATTTCTACCCGCGCGACAACACCCCCGGATGCACCAAGGAATCGTGCGGATTCCGGGATTTAAATCAGGAAATCGGCGATTTGAATACGGTCGTTCTCGGCGTCAGTAAAGACAGCCTCGCCTCACACGACAAGTTTATTGAAAAATTTGATCTGCCCTTCACCCTGCTTTCTGATCCGGAATCAGAAATGATGGAAAAATACGGGGCCTGGGGCGAAAAGGTGCTCTACGGAAAAAAATCGATCGGCTGCATCCGCTCCACCGTAATCGTTGATGAAAAAGGAAAAATCGTCAAACACTGGAAAAAGGTAACCAAAGCCGAAGCCCATCCGGCCAAAGTGCTGGAATTTCTCCAAAGCCTTTAG
- a CDS encoding DUF3820 family protein, translated as MEELTPDPEAFLELAEARMPFGKYKGRLLIDLPEPYVVWFKQKGFPAGKLGKQLETVYVIKANGLEHLFKRLR; from the coding sequence ATGGAAGAACTGACCCCCGATCCCGAAGCCTTTCTCGAACTCGCCGAAGCCCGCATGCCGTTCGGAAAATATAAAGGCCGCCTTCTAATCGATCTCCCCGAACCCTATGTCGTCTGGTTTAAGCAGAAGGGCTTTCCCGCCGGCAAACTCGGGAAACAGCTCGAAACCGTCTACGTCATCAAAGCCAACGGCCTCGAGCACCTGTTCAAACGGCTTCGGTAA
- a CDS encoding ABC transporter ATP-binding protein: protein MTKKTHTASVERFQLLGKLRIIFDLLDAIDRRKLFLIFTLSLMNGVVNAAGIASILPFIGLISDPAILETNKYVLYFKELTGIASYAGVVVSFGFISLGMLILSNSISAVETWQGVWFSADKTKDLSARLLGNYLNIDVLEFEKKQSAERAKEVLTDVSRVVIGTLFATLDLISDIIVSLCIVVLLLWIDWKVTLVVAAILVFVHFLINLVTTGQLDRLGKRYASLQASLYSHVLEALKLNKEIKMNSLDSYFVNRFSVTAGEMAKNTVRSSMISQLPQQALEVMAFAVIMSVALYFAVFAGDGGQPVTIIGMYAVAAYRLIPTVNSIFRKVKDIWYDTAILENVAGSLQLSEPEAECWDAARWPKETIALDNIRFSYTPSGPLLLDGMNLEFGVGQFTCIKGQTGCGKSTVMHLVAGLFRPSGGRICADGLEVNAYGSREWKKRIGLVPADVNIIQASLYENIALGLEPEKINRELVQEVCQLVELHDLFTGLPEKYETVYGDEGLRFSSGQVLKVGIARALYRRPALLLLDESTDAFDLATESRILNRLKGINNLTIIFISHRPSVMDHADRVIDLEDLLGRGV from the coding sequence ATGACCAAAAAAACACATACCGCTTCGGTGGAACGATTCCAGCTGCTGGGTAAGCTTCGGATTATATTCGATCTTCTTGATGCGATTGACCGGCGCAAACTTTTCCTGATATTCACCCTTTCCCTGATGAACGGTGTGGTGAATGCTGCAGGCATTGCATCAATTCTGCCGTTCATCGGCCTGATCTCCGATCCGGCGATTCTGGAGACCAACAAATACGTTCTGTATTTTAAAGAGCTGACCGGCATCGCCAGTTATGCGGGTGTGGTGGTTTCGTTCGGATTTATCTCTTTGGGAATGCTGATTCTGAGCAATTCCATTTCGGCGGTTGAAACCTGGCAGGGGGTTTGGTTCAGCGCGGACAAAACCAAGGATCTGTCGGCGCGGCTGCTCGGTAATTATCTGAATATTGACGTGCTCGAGTTTGAAAAGAAACAGAGTGCTGAACGGGCCAAGGAGGTGCTGACCGATGTCAGTCGGGTCGTGATCGGCACCCTGTTTGCAACGCTCGATCTTATATCGGATATCATTGTCTCTCTCTGTATCGTTGTCCTGTTGCTCTGGATTGACTGGAAGGTCACACTGGTGGTGGCGGCGATTCTTGTTTTTGTGCACTTTTTAATCAATCTGGTCACTACCGGGCAGCTTGATCGTCTGGGTAAACGCTATGCTTCGCTGCAGGCTTCGCTCTACAGTCATGTGCTGGAAGCGCTTAAGCTGAATAAGGAAATCAAGATGAACAGTCTGGATTCCTATTTTGTGAACCGTTTTTCCGTGACTGCCGGTGAAATGGCGAAAAATACAGTACGCAGCTCGATGATCAGTCAACTGCCTCAGCAGGCACTGGAAGTGATGGCTTTTGCGGTTATCATGTCGGTGGCACTCTATTTTGCAGTATTTGCGGGCGACGGCGGGCAGCCGGTTACCATAATTGGAATGTATGCCGTTGCCGCATATCGGCTGATTCCAACGGTGAACAGTATTTTCCGAAAGGTGAAGGATATCTGGTACGATACGGCCATTCTGGAAAATGTGGCCGGTTCTCTGCAGCTGTCCGAACCCGAGGCCGAGTGCTGGGATGCCGCCCGCTGGCCGAAGGAAACCATCGCACTGGATAATATTCGTTTTTCCTATACTCCAAGCGGACCGCTTCTGCTCGACGGTATGAATCTGGAATTCGGCGTCGGGCAGTTTACCTGCATAAAAGGCCAGACCGGCTGTGGAAAATCCACGGTTATGCATCTTGTGGCCGGACTTTTCCGTCCTTCCGGCGGGCGGATCTGTGCGGACGGACTGGAGGTGAATGCCTACGGCAGCAGGGAATGGAAGAAGCGAATCGGTCTCGTCCCCGCCGATGTGAATATTATTCAGGCCAGTTTATATGAAAATATTGCGTTGGGTCTTGAGCCTGAGAAAATCAACCGTGAACTGGTTCAGGAAGTCTGCCAGCTGGTGGAACTGCATGATCTGTTTACCGGGCTGCCGGAGAAATATGAAACGGTTTATGGCGATGAAGGGCTCCGTTTCAGCAGTGGACAGGTGCTGAAGGTCGGTATTGCCAGGGCGCTTTACCGCCGGCCGGCCCTTTTGCTTCTGGACGAAAGTACCGATGCGTTTGATCTGGCCACTGAAAGCCGGATTCTGAACCGCCTTAAGGGGATCAATAACCTGACGATCATTTTTATATCGCACCGGCCATCAGTGATGGATCATGCCGATCGGGTGATTGACCTTGAAGATTTACTGGGGAGAGGGGTTTGA
- a CDS encoding arsenate reductase family protein, translating to MKIYTYKKCSTCRKATKWLAEQNIDFEEIPIRETPPSVEELRQMLEQVGDLKKLFNTSGMDYRSLGMKDKLPTMSTEEALELLASNGNLIKRPFLLAGDQGTTGFKEDVWEALLK from the coding sequence ATGAAAATTTATACCTACAAAAAGTGCAGCACCTGTCGTAAAGCCACGAAATGGCTGGCGGAACAAAACATCGATTTTGAAGAAATTCCGATCCGCGAAACGCCGCCGAGCGTGGAGGAACTCCGGCAGATGCTGGAACAGGTCGGCGATCTGAAAAAACTGTTCAATACCTCGGGCATGGATTACCGATCGCTCGGAATGAAGGATAAACTGCCGACGATGAGCACGGAAGAAGCGTTGGAACTGCTCGCCTCCAATGGAAACCTGATCAAGCGTCCGTTCCTGCTGGCCGGGGATCAAGGGACGACCGGTTTTAAAGAAGATGTTTGGGAGGCGCTGCTGAAATAG
- a CDS encoding GNAT family N-acetyltransferase, with protein sequence MSKRIYVEKRNHDASVAGLEQAWDQLLEESVRPTIFASFDYVQTSIRHLNRGEQIFYLLMRAEKNDGRLLAVFPLCIRPRKEHGVSLRVVMHALPPQTTEVDKPCPVIHKDHEADCWMAFADFMKSEFKAWDIIDLEELVAGSFFPEHVKDLFSLSSALPRVKKGPDSPIVDLSVSWEDFWSHHRKLRKKCGRLERRIEHLRHEITNDSKDIIRCLENYIEVEKISWKEGEMVAYHREFYADLLPRLAEKGRVWFSTLYDGEVLVSVEMAYTYLNQVYFCHGTYAPDYAVHSPGMVNSCWFIRHFTGHAYAEGDYLAGFASYVDPWAYRQEHTREVVVYRTGWKLGALFLFHAARKAKFFIKKMRKK encoded by the coding sequence TTGAGTAAACGGATCTATGTGGAAAAGCGTAACCACGATGCATCGGTAGCCGGGCTGGAACAGGCTTGGGACCAGTTGCTTGAAGAGAGTGTTCGGCCGACTATTTTTGCCTCGTTTGACTATGTTCAGACCTCCATCCGGCATTTGAATCGGGGCGAACAGATTTTTTATCTCCTGATGCGGGCGGAAAAAAATGACGGACGGCTTCTGGCTGTTTTCCCGCTCTGTATCCGGCCGCGTAAAGAGCACGGCGTCAGCCTGCGTGTGGTTATGCACGCGCTGCCTCCTCAGACGACTGAAGTGGATAAACCCTGTCCGGTTATCCATAAGGATCATGAAGCGGACTGCTGGATGGCTTTTGCCGATTTTATGAAGAGTGAATTCAAGGCGTGGGATATAATCGACCTTGAAGAACTGGTTGCCGGATCGTTTTTCCCGGAACATGTGAAAGACCTTTTTTCTCTGTCCTCCGCTTTGCCCCGCGTGAAGAAGGGGCCTGATTCACCGATTGTCGATCTATCCGTTTCATGGGAGGACTTCTGGAGCCACCATCGGAAGCTGCGGAAAAAATGCGGTCGGCTGGAACGCAGGATTGAACATCTCCGGCACGAGATTACCAATGATTCCAAGGACATCATTCGCTGTTTGGAAAATTATATTGAAGTGGAGAAGATCAGCTGGAAAGAGGGGGAGATGGTGGCATATCACCGCGAGTTTTATGCCGATCTGCTGCCCAGACTGGCTGAAAAGGGACGCGTCTGGTTTTCCACGCTTTATGACGGCGAGGTGCTGGTTTCGGTGGAAATGGCCTACACGTATCTGAATCAGGTTTATTTCTGTCATGGTACCTATGCGCCTGATTATGCGGTGCACTCCCCGGGCATGGTGAACTCCTGCTGGTTTATTCGCCATTTTACCGGGCATGCATATGCCGAGGGGGATTATCTGGCCGGATTTGCCTCCTATGTGGATCCCTGGGCGTATCGTCAGGAACATACCCGAGAGGTCGTTGTTTATCGTACGGGCTGGAAATTGGGAGCGCTCTTCCTTTTTCATGCCGCGAGAAAGGCAAAGTTTTTTATTAAAAAAATGAGAAAGAAATAG
- a CDS encoding carbamoyltransferase family protein yields the protein MYSYSQSMNIIGINYFYHDSTACIVVDGKLVTAIEEERLTRQKHTDEFPVQAIERCMKIAGLEDKDIDAVAVSIKPSMHWQKKAAYALGIGKGIKPFLGHEVGTSRYRQDQFWSWYLSCWPRGSKQPPIHWVSHHLAHIAGSFYVSPYEEAALLSIDGSGEWATSFVGYGKGTQVEQYNESYFPNSFGSFYEAATEFCGFRPNYDEGKTMGLAPFGDPEVFKDKVSEIISIGEDGSITVDTSMFNFQYWRRPYCNRKFYETFGAPRRHGEEFQKHHEDVAAAFQHVLEESALKICRDLKKKTGAKHLVIAGGVSLNSVMNGRIVRESGFEDLYVMPAAGDNGTAIGAAFYVWNGIHGKERSFVHMNPYVGTSYTDEEYQAIIKECKLNAEYHEHIEEVTAGLLAEGHIVGWYQGAMEIGPRALGNRSILADPSKPDMKDKINADVKHREAYRPFAPSVPVEHAKDYFDIEVEAPFMLKVCDVFPDKRDCVPAITHVDGSARVQTVREETNPRYHKLMMELGKITGVPVVLNTSFNVMGEPIVESPMDAIRCFFSTGLDKLVIGNYLIGK from the coding sequence ATGTATTCCTATAGTCAAAGTATGAATATTATTGGCATCAATTATTTCTATCATGATTCCACGGCCTGCATTGTGGTTGACGGCAAACTGGTGACGGCTATTGAAGAGGAGCGGCTGACGCGACAGAAGCACACGGATGAATTTCCGGTGCAGGCGATTGAGCGGTGCATGAAAATTGCCGGACTCGAGGATAAGGATATTGATGCGGTGGCCGTTTCAATTAAACCCTCGATGCACTGGCAGAAAAAAGCGGCCTATGCATTGGGGATTGGAAAAGGGATCAAGCCGTTTCTCGGACACGAAGTCGGGACTTCGCGCTATCGCCAGGATCAGTTCTGGAGCTGGTATCTGAGTTGCTGGCCGCGTGGGTCAAAACAGCCGCCGATTCACTGGGTGTCGCACCATCTGGCGCATATTGCCGGCAGTTTTTATGTTTCGCCGTATGAAGAAGCGGCCCTGCTGTCGATCGACGGTTCCGGCGAGTGGGCGACGTCGTTTGTCGGCTATGGCAAAGGCACTCAGGTTGAACAGTATAACGAAAGTTATTTCCCGAATTCATTCGGTTCCTTCTATGAAGCGGCGACCGAATTCTGCGGCTTCCGCCCGAACTATGACGAGGGCAAGACGATGGGACTGGCCCCGTTTGGTGATCCCGAGGTTTTTAAAGACAAGGTGTCCGAGATTATTTCGATCGGTGAAGACGGATCGATTACGGTGGATACCTCGATGTTTAATTTTCAGTACTGGCGGCGGCCGTACTGCAATCGTAAATTCTATGAAACCTTCGGTGCGCCGCGTCGTCACGGCGAAGAATTTCAGAAACACCATGAAGATGTGGCTGCGGCCTTTCAGCATGTGCTTGAGGAATCGGCGCTGAAAATCTGCCGGGATTTGAAAAAGAAGACGGGTGCAAAGCATCTGGTGATTGCGGGCGGGGTTTCGCTGAACAGTGTGATGAATGGTCGGATTGTCCGGGAATCAGGATTTGAGGATCTTTATGTCATGCCTGCGGCCGGCGATAACGGCACGGCCATCGGCGCGGCGTTTTATGTCTGGAACGGGATTCACGGAAAAGAACGCAGCTTTGTGCATATGAATCCGTATGTCGGAACGAGCTACACGGACGAGGAATATCAGGCGATTATTAAAGAGTGCAAGCTGAATGCCGAATACCATGAGCATATTGAAGAAGTGACGGCCGGGCTGCTGGCGGAAGGACATATCGTCGGCTGGTATCAGGGGGCGATGGAGATCGGGCCGAGGGCGCTGGGCAACCGGAGTATTCTGGCGGATCCTTCAAAACCGGATATGAAAGATAAGATCAATGCCGATGTGAAGCACCGCGAAGCCTATCGTCCGTTTGCTCCGTCGGTGCCGGTGGAACATGCAAAGGATTATTTCGATATCGAGGTTGAAGCGCCGTTTATGCTGAAAGTGTGCGATGTTTTTCCGGATAAACGCGATTGTGTTCCGGCGATTACCCATGTGGACGGCAGTGCCCGGGTTCAGACGGTTCGTGAAGAGACGAATCCGCGTTATCATAAACTGATGATGGAGCTGGGGAAAATCACCGGTGTCCCGGTGGTGCTGAATACGAGTTTTAATGTGATGGGTGAACCGATCGTTGAATCGCCGATGGATGCGATCCGCTGCTTCTTCTCCACCGGCCTGGATAAGCTGGTGATCGGAAACTATCTGATCGGGAAATAA
- a CDS encoding alkaline phosphatase family protein: MKKKKLSLFLFIDAFGWEVRQRHPEFLHDLTAAAKPLETILGYSSACDPSIISGLTPSEHGLWSSYYYDPEHSPFKWTKPMGFLPGFIFNRGRVRGRLSRWVKKRCGFTGYFQLFAVPFNQLPLFNYAEQKRIWEPDGLPRGTSVFDRMSRQGIPYYVHDSDLPDEQRLEHLRQHIENRSIDFAYCSFGKLDGLMHAKGNNHPDIGKLMAWYDAEFRKLFAAAEKNYEEITWYIFTDHGMHNVTGSYDLMADIQSLELQWNTDYCAFYDSTMARFWFKHENARTTIFKGLENHPQGRILSDDELKQHGVFFEDGQYGELIFLMNSGTQIAPGFMGIKPCAGMHGFDPADADSKAALASNRPIPESVTKIQHIHQLMLNELNLKP, translated from the coding sequence GTGAAAAAGAAAAAACTCAGCCTCTTTCTTTTCATTGATGCCTTCGGCTGGGAAGTCCGGCAGCGCCACCCGGAATTTCTTCACGATTTGACAGCCGCCGCAAAACCGCTTGAAACCATACTCGGCTACTCCTCCGCCTGCGACCCTTCAATCATCTCCGGCCTCACGCCGTCCGAACACGGGCTCTGGTCGTCCTACTACTACGATCCCGAACATTCCCCGTTTAAATGGACAAAGCCGATGGGCTTCCTGCCCGGTTTTATTTTTAATCGCGGCCGTGTCCGGGGCCGCCTCAGCCGATGGGTCAAAAAGAGGTGCGGTTTCACCGGCTATTTTCAGCTCTTCGCCGTCCCCTTCAACCAGCTCCCCCTCTTCAACTATGCCGAACAGAAACGCATCTGGGAACCGGACGGACTGCCCCGCGGCACTTCTGTTTTTGACCGAATGAGCCGGCAGGGCATTCCCTACTATGTCCACGACAGCGATCTTCCCGACGAGCAGCGCCTGGAGCACCTCCGGCAGCACATCGAAAACCGCAGCATTGATTTCGCCTACTGCTCCTTCGGCAAGCTCGACGGCCTGATGCACGCCAAGGGGAACAACCATCCGGACATTGGAAAACTGATGGCCTGGTATGACGCCGAATTCCGGAAACTGTTCGCCGCAGCCGAAAAAAACTATGAAGAAATCACCTGGTATATTTTCACCGATCACGGCATGCACAACGTCACCGGTTCATACGATCTCATGGCGGATATTCAATCCCTGGAACTTCAGTGGAATACCGACTACTGCGCCTTTTACGATTCCACAATGGCCCGTTTCTGGTTTAAGCATGAAAACGCGCGCACAACAATTTTCAAAGGTCTGGAAAACCACCCGCAAGGCCGGATTTTATCGGACGACGAACTGAAACAGCACGGCGTTTTTTTTGAAGACGGCCAATACGGCGAGCTGATTTTTCTGATGAATTCCGGAACACAGATTGCCCCGGGTTTCATGGGGATTAAGCCCTGCGCCGGTATGCACGGCTTTGATCCCGCCGACGCGGATTCCAAAGCAGCGCTTGCCTCCAACCGGCCGATTCCCGAATCCGTCACAAAAATTCAGCATATTCATCAGCTGATGCTCAATGAACTGAATCTGAAGCCATGA